A single window of Gadus morhua chromosome 22, gadMor3.0, whole genome shotgun sequence DNA harbors:
- the ptpn2b gene encoding tyrosine-protein phosphatase non-receptor type 2 isoform X1, which yields MSTTPQEFEDMDSDGRWQNLYIEIRNQSHECPFKIAKYPENRYRNRYRDVNPFDHSRVKLGSTENDYINASLVVMEEAQRRYILTQGPLKNTCSHFWMMIWEQRTKAIIMLNRVMEKGAEKCAQYWPTATEQDMAFRDTGFLVTLLSEDVKSYYTTRVLQLQNVHTGEKREIYHFHYTTWPDFGVPDSPASFLNFLFKVRESTSLGADHGPAVVHCSAGIGRSGTFSLVDTCLVLMDKRKDPSSVDIKSILLDMRKYRMGLIQTPDQLRFSYLAVLEGAKYIMGDSSVQKRWRELSKEDQAPAPDSPPPPQPQDAGRGPRLNGNLRAPPEEPEDGGSDETPAGTPCKEADVDSSSTPKRRREDSLSKSPTARTPQQQQQQQQSIPRTNESEKKRKRARTSDT from the exons ATGTCAACTACACCACAG GAATTTGAAGACATGGATTCCGATGGCCGGTGGCAGAACCTATACATA GAAATCAGGAATCAGTCTCATGAGTGCCCCTTCAAAATCGCTAAATATCCGGAAAATCGGTATCGAAACAGATACAGAGACGTCAACCCAT TTGACCACAGTCGGGTAAAACTTGGGAGCACGGAGAATGACTACATCAATGCCAGTTTAGTGGTGATGGAAGAAGCCCAGAGACGTTACATATTGACTCAG GGCCCCCTCAAGAACACCTGCAGCCACTTCTGGATGATGATCTGGGAACAGCGGACCAAGGCTATCATCATGCTGAACAGAGTAATGGAGAAAGGAGCG GAGAAGTGTGCCCAGTACTGGCCCACGGCCACGGAGCAAGACATGGCCTTCCGAGACACAGGCTTCCTGGTCACCTTGTTGTCCGAGGACGTAAAATCCTACTACACAACCCGAGTGCTGCAGCTCCAGAATGTACAC ActggggagaagagggagatctACCACTTCCACTACACCACGTGGCCTGACTTCGGGGTTCCCGATTCCCCCGCCTCCTTCCTCAACTTCCTGTTCAAGGTTCGGGAGTCGACCTCGCTCGGGGCGGACCACGGGCCTGCCGTGGTGCACTGCAGCGCGGGGATCGGGCGATCAGGGACATTTTCATTGGTCGACACGTGTCTGGTGCTG ATGGACAAGAGGAAGGACCCGTCGTCGGTGGACATCAAGAGCATCCTGCTTGACATGAGGAAGTACCGCATGGGCCTGATCCAGACGCCCGACCAGCTGCGCTTCTCCTACCTGGCGGTCCTGGAGGGGGCCAAGTACATCATGGGGGACTCCTCTGTCCAG AAGCGGTGGCGAGAGCTGTCCAAGGAGGACCAGGCCCCGGCGCCCGactccccgcccccgccgcagCCCCAGGACGCCGGCCGGGGCCCGCGGCTCAACGGCAACCTGCGGGCCCCGCCCGAGGAGCCCGAGGACGGGGGGTCGGACGAGACCCCCGCGGGGACCCCCTGCAAGGAGGCGGACGtggacagcagcagcacacc gAAGAGACGCAGAGAGGACTCCCTCTCCAAGTCGCCGACGGCCCGCacgccccagcagcagcagcagcagcagcagagcataCCCAGGACAAACGAAtcggagaagaagaggaagag AGCAAGAACCAGTGACACCTAG
- the ptpn2b gene encoding tyrosine-protein phosphatase non-receptor type 2 isoform X3 — MDSDGRWQNLYIEIRNQSHECPFKIAKYPENRYRNRYRDVNPFDHSRVKLGSTENDYINASLVVMEEAQRRYILTQGPLKNTCSHFWMMIWEQRTKAIIMLNRVMEKGAEKCAQYWPTATEQDMAFRDTGFLVTLLSEDVKSYYTTRVLQLQNVHTGEKREIYHFHYTTWPDFGVPDSPASFLNFLFKVRESTSLGADHGPAVVHCSAGIGRSGTFSLVDTCLVLMDKRKDPSSVDIKSILLDMRKYRMGLIQTPDQLRFSYLAVLEGAKYIMGDSSVQKRWRELSKEDQAPAPDSPPPPQPQDAGRGPRLNGNLRAPPEEPEDGGSDETPAGTPCKEADVDSSSTPKRRREDSLSKSPTARTPQQQQQQQQSIPRTNESEKKRKRARTSDT, encoded by the exons ATGGATTCCGATGGCCGGTGGCAGAACCTATACATA GAAATCAGGAATCAGTCTCATGAGTGCCCCTTCAAAATCGCTAAATATCCGGAAAATCGGTATCGAAACAGATACAGAGACGTCAACCCAT TTGACCACAGTCGGGTAAAACTTGGGAGCACGGAGAATGACTACATCAATGCCAGTTTAGTGGTGATGGAAGAAGCCCAGAGACGTTACATATTGACTCAG GGCCCCCTCAAGAACACCTGCAGCCACTTCTGGATGATGATCTGGGAACAGCGGACCAAGGCTATCATCATGCTGAACAGAGTAATGGAGAAAGGAGCG GAGAAGTGTGCCCAGTACTGGCCCACGGCCACGGAGCAAGACATGGCCTTCCGAGACACAGGCTTCCTGGTCACCTTGTTGTCCGAGGACGTAAAATCCTACTACACAACCCGAGTGCTGCAGCTCCAGAATGTACAC ActggggagaagagggagatctACCACTTCCACTACACCACGTGGCCTGACTTCGGGGTTCCCGATTCCCCCGCCTCCTTCCTCAACTTCCTGTTCAAGGTTCGGGAGTCGACCTCGCTCGGGGCGGACCACGGGCCTGCCGTGGTGCACTGCAGCGCGGGGATCGGGCGATCAGGGACATTTTCATTGGTCGACACGTGTCTGGTGCTG ATGGACAAGAGGAAGGACCCGTCGTCGGTGGACATCAAGAGCATCCTGCTTGACATGAGGAAGTACCGCATGGGCCTGATCCAGACGCCCGACCAGCTGCGCTTCTCCTACCTGGCGGTCCTGGAGGGGGCCAAGTACATCATGGGGGACTCCTCTGTCCAG AAGCGGTGGCGAGAGCTGTCCAAGGAGGACCAGGCCCCGGCGCCCGactccccgcccccgccgcagCCCCAGGACGCCGGCCGGGGCCCGCGGCTCAACGGCAACCTGCGGGCCCCGCCCGAGGAGCCCGAGGACGGGGGGTCGGACGAGACCCCCGCGGGGACCCCCTGCAAGGAGGCGGACGtggacagcagcagcacacc gAAGAGACGCAGAGAGGACTCCCTCTCCAAGTCGCCGACGGCCCGCacgccccagcagcagcagcagcagcagcagagcataCCCAGGACAAACGAAtcggagaagaagaggaagag AGCAAGAACCAGTGACACCTAG
- the psmg2 gene encoding proteasome assembly chaperone 2 produces the protein MFIPVEATPPSFKGFTLILPAIAVGNVAQLAVDLIVSTLSMKRVGYMHTDCLVPMVGPNPYATSAEDAGEIHTTAEVYTDAEKKLAVLQIRSPLIQSRSKKFRKLLVSWIKASEFSRTVVLSSSHAYQRDDQQLKGTPLRYLVTPAMRTASGPALTELGWMEMERLSPFPGLVEAVPRLSIPGGGVTKGLFTDGCQEELCLAVVLVFCSEGDNVPDAFTLVNHLNEWLLLVDNDKRGAQKWKVPGSWRLLFGSSHPPSIF, from the exons ATGTTTATTCCTGTCGAAGCAACTCCGCCCTCCTTTAAAGGCTTTACCCTTATATTG cCAGCAATTGCTGTAGGCAATGTGGCACAGCTCGCAGTGGACCTCATCGTGTCGACGCTCAGCATGAAGCGGGTGGGCTACATGCACACGGACTGCCTGGTCCCAATGGTGGGGCCCAACCCATACGCCACATCCGCGGAGGACGCTGGGGAAATTCACACCACCGCAGAAG TTTACACAGATGCAGAAAAAAAGCTGGCAGTCCTTCAGATCAGGTCACCCCTTATtcag TCAAGATCCAAAAAGTTCAGGAAGTTGTTGGTGTCTTGGATCAAAGCCAGTGAGTTCTCCCGGACCGTGGTGCTGTCGAGCAGCCACGCCTACCAGCGGGATGACCAGCAGCTCAAAGG GACGCCGCTGAGGTACCTGGTCACGCCCGCCATGCGGACGGCGTCGGGCCCCGCCCTGACGGAGCTGGGctggatggagatggagaggctgTCCCCCTTCCCTGGCCTGGTGGAGGCCGTGCCACGCCTCTCCATCCCCGGGGGAGGCGTCACCAAAGGGCTCTTCACCGACGG CTGTCAGGAAGAGCTGTGCCTGGCTGTGGTGCTGGTGTTTTGCTCCGAGGGCGACAACGTCCCAGACGCCTTCACCCTAGTCAACCACCTCAACGAATGGCTCCTCCTGGTGGACAATGAC AAACGAGGAGCACAGAAGTGGAAGGTTCCGGGCTCCTGGAGACTCCTGTTTGGCAGCAGTCACCCACCTTCCATTTTTTAA
- the ptpn2b gene encoding tyrosine-protein phosphatase non-receptor type 2 isoform X2 — translation MDQEFEDMDSDGRWQNLYIEIRNQSHECPFKIAKYPENRYRNRYRDVNPFDHSRVKLGSTENDYINASLVVMEEAQRRYILTQGPLKNTCSHFWMMIWEQRTKAIIMLNRVMEKGAEKCAQYWPTATEQDMAFRDTGFLVTLLSEDVKSYYTTRVLQLQNVHTGEKREIYHFHYTTWPDFGVPDSPASFLNFLFKVRESTSLGADHGPAVVHCSAGIGRSGTFSLVDTCLVLMDKRKDPSSVDIKSILLDMRKYRMGLIQTPDQLRFSYLAVLEGAKYIMGDSSVQKRWRELSKEDQAPAPDSPPPPQPQDAGRGPRLNGNLRAPPEEPEDGGSDETPAGTPCKEADVDSSSTPKRRREDSLSKSPTARTPQQQQQQQQSIPRTNESEKKRKRARTSDT, via the exons ATGGACCAGGAATTTGAAGACATGGATTCCGATGGCCGGTGGCAGAACCTATACATA GAAATCAGGAATCAGTCTCATGAGTGCCCCTTCAAAATCGCTAAATATCCGGAAAATCGGTATCGAAACAGATACAGAGACGTCAACCCAT TTGACCACAGTCGGGTAAAACTTGGGAGCACGGAGAATGACTACATCAATGCCAGTTTAGTGGTGATGGAAGAAGCCCAGAGACGTTACATATTGACTCAG GGCCCCCTCAAGAACACCTGCAGCCACTTCTGGATGATGATCTGGGAACAGCGGACCAAGGCTATCATCATGCTGAACAGAGTAATGGAGAAAGGAGCG GAGAAGTGTGCCCAGTACTGGCCCACGGCCACGGAGCAAGACATGGCCTTCCGAGACACAGGCTTCCTGGTCACCTTGTTGTCCGAGGACGTAAAATCCTACTACACAACCCGAGTGCTGCAGCTCCAGAATGTACAC ActggggagaagagggagatctACCACTTCCACTACACCACGTGGCCTGACTTCGGGGTTCCCGATTCCCCCGCCTCCTTCCTCAACTTCCTGTTCAAGGTTCGGGAGTCGACCTCGCTCGGGGCGGACCACGGGCCTGCCGTGGTGCACTGCAGCGCGGGGATCGGGCGATCAGGGACATTTTCATTGGTCGACACGTGTCTGGTGCTG ATGGACAAGAGGAAGGACCCGTCGTCGGTGGACATCAAGAGCATCCTGCTTGACATGAGGAAGTACCGCATGGGCCTGATCCAGACGCCCGACCAGCTGCGCTTCTCCTACCTGGCGGTCCTGGAGGGGGCCAAGTACATCATGGGGGACTCCTCTGTCCAG AAGCGGTGGCGAGAGCTGTCCAAGGAGGACCAGGCCCCGGCGCCCGactccccgcccccgccgcagCCCCAGGACGCCGGCCGGGGCCCGCGGCTCAACGGCAACCTGCGGGCCCCGCCCGAGGAGCCCGAGGACGGGGGGTCGGACGAGACCCCCGCGGGGACCCCCTGCAAGGAGGCGGACGtggacagcagcagcacacc gAAGAGACGCAGAGAGGACTCCCTCTCCAAGTCGCCGACGGCCCGCacgccccagcagcagcagcagcagcagcagagcataCCCAGGACAAACGAAtcggagaagaagaggaagag AGCAAGAACCAGTGACACCTAG